A DNA window from Leptospira selangorensis contains the following coding sequences:
- a CDS encoding LIC11874 family lipoprotein, which yields MRSGFSIRFFQKSLFLLCFLFFGCFEYEETLTINSNLSGTLEISYVVPTKRKSEESLIKFLPTRKEEIQNRLNKGFFSKSLVLKDYTFQKLESSEAEPGVFREKAKVTYKVDFTDISQLENVLLGNVQIKKEKVNTIYIKREFPSISKSLESMQMDGEKKVLSETLRLIRGNALNFKVNFPITSVCYTNRGEQSLGRLAYRLPLADTVEKFGNKSWDYRITFVY from the coding sequence ATGCGTTCGGGTTTTTCCATCCGCTTCTTCCAAAAATCGCTTTTCTTACTCTGTTTTCTTTTTTTCGGCTGCTTCGAATACGAAGAAACTTTGACCATTAATTCCAACCTAAGCGGCACTTTGGAGATCTCTTACGTGGTTCCGACTAAACGTAAGTCGGAAGAATCACTGATCAAATTTCTTCCTACCAGAAAGGAAGAGATCCAGAATCGATTGAACAAAGGATTTTTTTCCAAAAGCCTCGTACTAAAAGATTATACCTTCCAAAAATTAGAAAGTTCAGAAGCGGAACCGGGTGTATTCCGCGAAAAAGCAAAGGTCACTTATAAGGTTGACTTCACTGATATTTCTCAACTAGAGAATGTACTTCTCGGAAATGTTCAGATCAAAAAAGAGAAGGTGAATACTATCTATATTAAAAGAGAATTTCCTTCTATAAGTAAATCTTTAGAGTCTATGCAGATGGATGGAGAGAAAAAGGTCTTAAGCGAAACTTTAAGATTGATCCGAGGAAATGCACTTAATTTCAAAGTGAATTTTCCGATCACTTCCGTTTGTTATACAAACCGTGGAGAACAAAGTTTAGGAAGACTTGCTTATAGATTGCCTCTGGCTGACACAGTGGAGAAGTTCGGAAACAAATCCTGGGATTACAGGATTACATTCGTCTACTAA
- a CDS encoding STAS domain-containing protein yields the protein MLIKVDYEILNGDHEALRAYLNSHVEGNPASVILDLDEVQVLTSVALGTLVAFANRLRGQGVLLETINVSPKLLEIIKLVSLDQALGIR from the coding sequence ATGTTGATCAAAGTAGATTATGAGATCCTAAATGGTGATCATGAGGCTTTGCGTGCCTATTTGAATTCTCATGTGGAAGGGAATCCTGCTTCCGTAATTTTGGATCTGGATGAAGTGCAGGTGCTTACCTCGGTCGCTTTAGGAACCCTGGTTGCCTTTGCAAATCGTCTTCGAGGACAGGGTGTACTCTTGGAAACGATCAATGTCAGCCCTAAATTATTGGAAATTATTAAGTTAGTCTCTCTGGACCAGGCATTGGGTATTCGCTGA
- a CDS encoding SpoIIE family protein phosphatase, whose protein sequence is MIELKFGQRKVVSFRGARKVVGGLTEKNKIDILLYISKEFANADKEEELYDIVISLCKDIFECDNTTLRMWRGNLLVPSRFFKETIPPRRDLSQDEGYSGFTFKTRMPLLIQDLTHHAEYIDEGETTRAVMCVPIMYKEDCLGTIAVESDTEFFYREDDLEILEALGSQLALAITSVRLIQGLVHANEREAQILKQLEWDMRMGRNVQSQIVETTIAPWNGLHFGTYYEPMTEVSGDYFNVVRQGNSITAIIVDVSGHGIPAALVTMSIHYQFQRCTSLGMGLSETLAELGESIRPQLPDGTYFTAFILKVYSDYTYSYVNAAHQKMLHYHNGHGRIEELDTQGVPLGIFEVERSNFEEKHGRILPGDILFLPTDGITEQKNEQRQELGNQRFIEWIRQEKSTIEEQRDKIYVADLVGSLIGRFKRYKGDMRNGDDVSLLALQCNPELGKAKTLLSLAKSAAKAKKDQVAYDKALEVFSMDESLKDSLVLLGKMYYRDRNFEKSVQFLEKYIRTSGEESEHIHYLLGRAYYELENIPEAKRALKRSLAIDHTYAKSSLRLARCYLKDNETPKAIKVLQQGIKSAPTNEYLKISLKKLEELVKRKSGDLVVSEQRKEAV, encoded by the coding sequence ATGATAGAACTCAAATTTGGGCAAAGAAAAGTAGTTAGCTTCCGAGGTGCAAGGAAGGTCGTCGGCGGTTTAACCGAGAAGAATAAGATCGATATCCTTCTTTATATCAGTAAGGAATTTGCAAACGCGGATAAGGAAGAGGAACTTTACGATATCGTAATAAGCCTCTGTAAGGATATTTTCGAGTGTGATAATACCACTCTCAGGATGTGGAGAGGAAATCTTTTGGTTCCTTCTCGCTTCTTTAAAGAAACAATTCCACCTCGTAGAGATCTAAGCCAAGACGAAGGTTATTCGGGATTCACTTTTAAGACCCGTATGCCTTTGCTAATCCAAGACTTAACGCATCACGCGGAATACATAGACGAGGGGGAAACCACTCGTGCCGTTATGTGTGTTCCGATTATGTATAAGGAAGATTGCCTCGGTACAATCGCCGTAGAATCGGACACCGAATTTTTTTATAGAGAAGATGATCTAGAAATTTTAGAAGCACTCGGTTCCCAGCTCGCTCTTGCAATTACAAGCGTTCGTTTGATCCAAGGTTTGGTCCATGCGAATGAAAGAGAGGCTCAGATCCTAAAACAATTGGAATGGGATATGAGAATGGGCCGTAACGTCCAAAGTCAGATCGTAGAGACTACGATTGCTCCTTGGAACGGTTTACATTTCGGAACTTATTATGAACCGATGACCGAAGTTTCCGGAGACTACTTTAATGTGGTCCGACAAGGAAACTCGATCACTGCGATCATAGTGGATGTGTCCGGGCACGGTATTCCTGCCGCGTTAGTCACAATGTCCATCCACTATCAATTCCAACGTTGTACTTCCCTTGGTATGGGACTATCCGAAACTTTGGCCGAGTTGGGTGAATCCATCCGGCCACAGCTTCCGGATGGAACTTATTTCACTGCTTTCATTCTGAAGGTATACAGTGATTATACTTACTCTTATGTGAATGCAGCTCACCAAAAAATGTTACATTACCATAACGGTCATGGACGGATAGAAGAGTTGGATACCCAAGGTGTTCCTCTTGGCATCTTCGAAGTGGAAAGAAGTAATTTCGAAGAGAAACATGGAAGGATCCTACCCGGGGATATTTTATTCCTACCTACCGACGGTATTACGGAACAAAAAAATGAACAACGCCAAGAATTGGGGAACCAACGTTTTATAGAATGGATCCGCCAAGAAAAATCGACCATAGAAGAACAAAGAGATAAGATCTATGTTGCGGACTTAGTCGGTTCTTTGATCGGAAGATTCAAAAGATATAAAGGAGATATGAGAAACGGAGACGATGTTTCTTTACTCGCGCTCCAATGTAATCCTGAACTTGGAAAAGCTAAGACATTACTTTCCTTAGCGAAATCCGCTGCAAAAGCGAAGAAAGACCAAGTCGCTTACGACAAAGCTTTGGAAGTATTCTCTATGGACGAGTCTCTCAAAGACAGTTTGGTACTTCTTGGAAAAATGTATTACAGAGATAGGAATTTTGAAAAGAGCGTTCAGTTCTTGGAGAAATATATCAGAACCAGCGGAGAAGAATCCGAGCATATTCACTATCTTTTAGGAAGAGCGTACTACGAGTTGGAAAATATTCCGGAGGCTAAGAGAGCATTAAAACGTTCTCTCGCAATCGATCACACGTACGCGAAGTCCAGCTTGAGACTAGCTAGATGTTATTTGAAAGATAATGAAACTCCTAAGGCGATTAAGGTCCTTCAACAAGGGATCAAAAGCGCGCCTACGAACGAGTATTTAAAAATTTCCCTTAAAAAGTTGGAGGAATTAGTAAAAAGAAAATCAGGAGATCTAGTCGTTTCGGAACAAAGAAAAGAAGCGGTTTAA
- a CDS encoding ammonium transporter — protein sequence MRILILLTLAFASSGIWADEADPVTAESALSAVAILRDETNWLWTCIAGFLVFFMQAGFALVEAGFTRAKNTVNILMKNFMDFSLGSLAYWLIGFSIMFGPQIISGIGFGSISLADSLLMVDGKPDPSKFTFFIFQLVFAGTAATIVSGAMAERTKFVDYVIFSVLITAFVYPIFGSVGWSNLFNPDNKGYLVEAGFIDFAGSTVVHSVGGWAGLAGTIVLGPRIGKYQDGKVLPILGHNMTIAALGVFILWLGWFGFNPGSTTSVGGGTFAIIAVTTNFAAAAGAVSSMVVTWILFKKPDIGLSLNGALAGLVSITAPCANVSISSAIIIGLVGGVLVVFSVLFFDKIKVDDPVGAVSVHGVCGAWGTIAVGLFAEQAFGGVNGLFFGGGIEQLLVQLQGVGIGFVWAFGASLVIFLALKFTIGLRVSEDEEIQGLDILEHGNEAYPISK from the coding sequence ATGCGCATATTGATATTACTTACGCTCGCCTTTGCCTCGAGCGGAATTTGGGCTGATGAAGCCGATCCTGTGACTGCCGAATCCGCGTTAAGCGCAGTTGCAATATTAAGAGATGAGACGAATTGGTTATGGACCTGTATCGCGGGCTTTTTGGTATTTTTTATGCAAGCAGGTTTCGCTTTAGTCGAGGCCGGGTTTACCAGAGCAAAAAATACAGTGAATATTCTGATGAAGAACTTCATGGACTTCTCTCTGGGTTCTTTGGCTTACTGGTTGATCGGATTTTCGATCATGTTCGGACCTCAGATCATCAGCGGTATCGGATTCGGTTCCATATCTTTGGCTGATAGCCTCTTGATGGTGGATGGAAAACCTGATCCGAGCAAGTTTACATTCTTCATATTCCAATTGGTGTTTGCGGGAACTGCTGCAACCATCGTTTCGGGAGCTATGGCAGAAAGAACCAAGTTCGTAGATTATGTAATTTTCTCCGTGTTGATCACAGCTTTTGTATATCCGATTTTCGGTTCAGTAGGGTGGTCCAACTTATTTAACCCGGATAACAAAGGTTATTTGGTAGAAGCAGGATTTATAGATTTTGCCGGTTCCACTGTAGTGCACTCCGTAGGTGGATGGGCAGGACTTGCCGGAACAATTGTCCTTGGGCCTCGTATCGGAAAATACCAAGATGGGAAAGTTCTTCCTATTTTAGGTCATAACATGACGATCGCTGCCCTTGGGGTTTTCATTTTATGGTTAGGTTGGTTCGGATTTAACCCAGGATCCACTACTTCCGTGGGTGGAGGAACTTTCGCAATCATTGCAGTTACGACTAACTTTGCGGCGGCTGCCGGCGCGGTTTCTTCCATGGTTGTAACTTGGATACTTTTCAAAAAACCGGATATAGGTCTTTCTTTGAATGGTGCCTTGGCTGGACTTGTGTCCATTACGGCTCCATGTGCGAATGTAAGTATCAGTTCTGCGATCATCATCGGACTTGTGGGCGGGGTACTTGTAGTATTCAGCGTTTTATTCTTTGATAAGATCAAAGTGGACGATCCTGTAGGAGCAGTTTCAGTTCACGGAGTTTGTGGAGCTTGGGGAACGATCGCTGTAGGTCTATTCGCAGAGCAGGCTTTTGGCGGAGTAAACGGTTTATTCTTCGGCGGTGGTATCGAGCAATTATTGGTTCAGCTACAAGGTGTAGGGATCGGATTTGTTTGGGCATTTGGAGCGAGTTTGGTGATTTTCTTAGCACTTAAATTCACCATCGGTCTAAGAGTTTCTGAAGACGAAGAGATCCAAGGTCTGGATATTCTGGAACACGGAAACGAAGCGTATCCGATTTCCAAATAA
- a CDS encoding menaquinone biosynthetic enzyme MqnA/MqnD family protein, producing the protein MRIGIVKHLNARPLTWGFEQNSEHKVVPENPSLLKDYLLRGLVDVGLISSIECVRNSDVLSVSMKVGVCASKQVRSIKFFKNKKEAYPPYRILTDNGSRTSMALVRVLVHNDSGKLPEVSPTDPKIIKEEISIGRGSHMLFGDNALFAEWDPDVYEVKDLAEWWYETTGTSFIFALWASKKPLELPDSFYEDSLKYGLAHIEEIIQKESRLPTDLVRTYLTQELHYEITESDRKGFELFGKYCSELGIL; encoded by the coding sequence GTGAGAATTGGAATCGTCAAACATCTGAACGCCCGTCCCTTAACCTGGGGATTCGAGCAGAATTCAGAACATAAAGTTGTCCCAGAAAATCCCTCCCTTTTAAAGGATTATCTATTACGCGGCCTGGTAGATGTTGGATTAATATCTTCCATAGAATGTGTCCGAAACTCGGACGTACTTTCCGTATCCATGAAAGTCGGAGTCTGCGCCTCTAAACAGGTCCGCTCCATTAAGTTTTTCAAAAATAAAAAAGAAGCCTACCCTCCTTACAGGATCCTCACAGACAACGGCTCCAGAACCAGCATGGCCTTGGTCAGAGTATTAGTACATAATGATTCTGGAAAATTACCGGAAGTATCCCCCACAGACCCTAAGATCATTAAAGAAGAAATTTCTATCGGCCGAGGGTCCCATATGCTTTTTGGGGACAACGCATTATTTGCAGAATGGGATCCGGATGTTTATGAAGTAAAAGACCTGGCAGAATGGTGGTATGAAACCACAGGAACTTCTTTTATATTCGCACTCTGGGCTTCCAAAAAACCTTTGGAATTGCCTGACAGCTTTTATGAGGATTCCTTAAAATACGGCTTAGCTCATATCGAAGAAATCATCCAAAAAGAATCCAGACTTCCTACCGACCTGGTCCGCACATATCTCACCCAAGAACTACATTACGAAATCACTGAAAGCGACCGCAAAGGTTTCGAACTATTCGGAAAATACTGTAGCGAACTGGGGATTTTATAG